A genomic region of Hyalangium minutum contains the following coding sequences:
- a CDS encoding ATP-binding protein: MADLLMAQPALPLNTLGALPLAVPEEARPLLQTLLNAPGWALGFLDRELRLRWANDTLAELTAHPPSYQLGRPVAELWPGLAPALLPLCARALAGEAIPGERVAVVSDPSPQGEKLHLRLTLLPAVSGGTLAGLTLLLQDETAQVREEELLRESESRLKALLDLSCDGYLLLTKGTVVEASRGSASLFGYTLEGLVGQPLSRFLAPESRKTAQDYQGSELPYELTVLRPGGQRVPIQVLGREVPFHGKTAFLVALWDLTGKKAAEEAATRAEYLREQLLGVVGHDLRTPLNTLQLGISVLQMDGKLEERQARQLTIMGRASRRMERMIHDLLDFTRARLAGGIPVTPAPMVMGAVVERVVEEYRLAHPEHPIVPSAEGDLAGHWDEARLAQLLDNLLQNALRHGFQDIPIQLSVKGEPSGVLLTVLNKGPLLPPEEREAIFEPFRRGKRPAGEGLGLGLYIAKQIAESHGGRITVESSLEQGTSFKVWLPRRPSSR, from the coding sequence TTGGCCGACCTGCTCATGGCGCAGCCCGCTCTTCCGCTCAACACCCTCGGCGCACTGCCCCTGGCGGTGCCGGAAGAGGCCCGCCCATTGCTTCAAACCCTGCTCAACGCACCAGGTTGGGCGCTGGGCTTTCTGGACCGGGAGCTGCGCCTGCGCTGGGCCAATGACACGCTGGCCGAGCTGACAGCGCATCCCCCCTCGTACCAGCTCGGCCGCCCTGTGGCGGAGCTCTGGCCGGGGCTGGCGCCCGCGCTGCTGCCGCTCTGTGCGCGCGCGCTGGCTGGAGAGGCCATTCCGGGCGAGCGGGTGGCGGTGGTGTCGGACCCGTCCCCTCAGGGGGAGAAGCTCCACCTGAGGCTCACCCTGCTGCCCGCGGTCTCCGGCGGCACCCTGGCCGGGCTCACCCTGCTGCTGCAGGACGAGACGGCCCAGGTGCGGGAAGAGGAGCTGCTGCGCGAGTCCGAGTCCCGGCTGAAGGCCCTGCTGGACCTGTCTTGCGACGGGTACCTGCTGCTGACCAAGGGCACGGTGGTGGAGGCCAGCCGCGGCAGTGCCTCGCTCTTCGGGTACACCCTGGAGGGGCTCGTGGGCCAGCCGCTCAGCCGGTTTCTGGCCCCCGAGTCCCGCAAGACGGCCCAGGACTACCAAGGGTCGGAGCTGCCGTACGAGCTGACCGTGCTGCGCCCGGGTGGCCAGCGCGTCCCCATCCAGGTGCTGGGGCGCGAAGTTCCCTTCCACGGCAAGACGGCGTTCCTGGTGGCCCTGTGGGACCTCACGGGCAAGAAGGCCGCCGAGGAGGCCGCCACGCGCGCCGAGTACCTGCGCGAGCAGCTGCTGGGCGTGGTGGGGCATGACCTGCGCACCCCGCTGAACACCCTGCAGCTGGGCATCTCGGTGCTCCAGATGGATGGGAAGCTGGAGGAGCGCCAGGCCCGCCAGCTCACCATCATGGGCCGCGCGTCCCGGCGCATGGAGCGGATGATCCATGACTTGCTGGACTTCACCCGGGCCCGGCTGGCGGGAGGCATCCCGGTGACTCCCGCGCCCATGGTCATGGGAGCGGTCGTCGAGCGCGTGGTGGAGGAGTACCGGCTGGCCCACCCCGAGCACCCCATCGTCCCCTCCGCCGAGGGCGACCTGGCGGGCCACTGGGATGAGGCGCGGCTGGCGCAGCTGCTGGACAACCTGCTGCAGAACGCCCTGCGGCACGGCTTCCAGGACATCCCCATTCAACTGAGCGTGAAGGGCGAGCCGTCCGGAGTGCTGTTGACGGTGCTGAACAAGGGCCCCCTGCTGCCTCCCGAGGAGCGCGAGGCCATCTTCGAGCCGTTCCGCCGGGGCAAGCGTCCGGCCGGCGAGGGCCTGGGGCTGGGGCTCTACATCGCCAAGCAGATCGCCGAGTCCCACGGAGGGCGCATCACCGTGGAGTCCAGCCTGGAGCAAGGCACCAGCTTCAAGGTCTGGCTGCCCCGGCGGCCCTCCTCCCGCTGA
- the atpA gene encoding F0F1 ATP synthase subunit alpha has product MEIRADEISRIIREQIKDYGKKVTVAETGTVLSVGDGIARIYGLESVQAGELVEFQNGVRGLVLNLEEDNVGVAIMGEFRDIREGDSCKRTSQIASVPVGKGLLGRVVNALGEPLDGKGPIQSTENRRLEIKAPGIVKRKSVHEPLQTGLKALDALVPIGRGQRELIIGDRQTGKTAVALDTILNQKGQNVYCIYVAIGQKQSTVAQVVDKLSRFGAMEYTTVVAANASDPAPMQFFAPYTGVTMGEYFRDNKMHALIIYDDLSKQAVAYRQLSLLLRRPPGREAYPGDVFYIHSRLLERAAKLSDAEGAGSLTALPIIETQAGDVSAYIPTNVISITDGQIFLETDLFFAGVRPAINVGLSVSRVGGAAQIKAMRQVAGSMKLELAQYRELAAFAQFGSDLDKATQETLARGARLVELLKQGQYEPLPVEKQVMQIYAATNKDDPNKRGWIRNVPVADVPRYMREFNEFMDGKHPQVAKDIASKRELTADIKSALNKGIGEFNEVFQPTPGAKA; this is encoded by the coding sequence ATGGAAATCCGCGCCGACGAGATCAGCAGAATCATCCGGGAGCAGATCAAGGACTACGGCAAGAAGGTCACCGTTGCCGAGACTGGCACCGTGCTCTCCGTGGGCGACGGTATCGCCCGTATCTACGGCCTGGAGAGCGTGCAGGCCGGCGAGCTCGTTGAGTTCCAGAACGGCGTCCGCGGCCTGGTGCTCAACCTCGAGGAGGACAACGTCGGCGTGGCCATCATGGGCGAGTTCCGTGACATCCGCGAGGGCGACTCCTGCAAGCGCACCTCTCAGATTGCCTCGGTGCCGGTGGGCAAGGGCCTGCTGGGCCGCGTGGTGAACGCGCTCGGCGAGCCGCTGGACGGCAAGGGTCCCATCCAGTCCACCGAGAACCGCCGCCTGGAGATCAAGGCCCCCGGCATCGTCAAGCGCAAGAGCGTGCACGAGCCCCTGCAGACGGGCCTCAAGGCGCTGGACGCCCTGGTGCCGATCGGCCGCGGTCAGCGCGAGCTCATCATCGGTGACCGCCAGACGGGCAAGACGGCCGTCGCGCTGGACACCATCCTCAACCAGAAGGGCCAGAACGTTTACTGCATCTACGTGGCCATCGGGCAGAAGCAGTCCACGGTGGCGCAGGTGGTGGACAAGCTCTCCCGGTTCGGCGCCATGGAGTACACCACGGTGGTGGCCGCCAACGCCTCGGACCCGGCGCCCATGCAGTTCTTCGCGCCGTACACCGGCGTGACGATGGGCGAGTACTTCCGCGACAACAAGATGCACGCGCTCATCATCTACGACGACCTGTCCAAGCAGGCCGTGGCCTACCGCCAGCTGTCGCTGCTGCTGCGCCGGCCGCCGGGGCGCGAGGCCTACCCGGGTGACGTGTTCTACATCCACAGCCGTCTGCTGGAGCGCGCCGCGAAGCTGTCCGACGCCGAGGGCGCCGGCTCGCTCACCGCGCTGCCCATCATCGAGACGCAGGCCGGCGACGTGTCCGCCTACATCCCGACGAACGTCATCTCCATCACCGACGGGCAGATCTTCCTCGAGACGGACCTGTTCTTCGCCGGCGTGCGTCCGGCCATCAACGTGGGTCTCTCGGTGTCGCGCGTGGGTGGCGCGGCGCAGATCAAGGCCATGCGGCAGGTGGCAGGCTCCATGAAGCTGGAGCTGGCGCAGTACCGCGAGCTGGCGGCCTTCGCGCAGTTCGGCTCGGACCTGGACAAGGCCACCCAGGAGACGCTGGCGCGCGGCGCCCGCCTGGTGGAGCTGCTCAAGCAGGGCCAGTACGAGCCCCTGCCCGTCGAGAAGCAGGTCATGCAGATCTACGCGGCGACGAACAAGGACGACCCGAACAAGCGCGGGTGGATCCGCAACGTGCCGGTGGCGGACGTGCCGCGCTACATGCGCGAGTTCAACGAGTTCATGGACGGCAAGCACCCGCAGGTGGCCAAGGACATCGCCTCCAAGCGCGAGCTCACCGCCGACATCAAGTCCGCGCTGAACAAGGGCATCGGCGAGTTCAACGAGGTGTTCCAGCCCACGCCGGGCGCCAAGGCCTAA
- a CDS encoding HAD family hydrolase encodes MAIGCVVLDFDGTFTDVAAEGAPFVRHFKSHLAEMLGKDPSTLEAVWRDEEAAVLAGAHAFGWDVGGRTVAPATADPYLLSNCVARQLMGRYNAFPVEAERHEALQTLYREAYKLTGMAFKPEAKEVLEALLATGLPIWVVTNAHTDLVDAKLDKLAPKGRERLQVKGDARKYLIEEPQPSDARFAALPESISFAQGLLPRPVYLRRGRYYEALSDIWKRTGTSPEATLVAGDIYELDLALPAALGAHVQFVARDNSLPYEVKAMEQLGPRGGVDRSLRGILPRLRG; translated from the coding sequence ATGGCCATTGGGTGCGTGGTGCTGGACTTCGACGGAACCTTCACCGATGTCGCGGCGGAGGGCGCACCCTTCGTTCGCCACTTCAAGAGCCACTTGGCGGAGATGCTCGGAAAGGATCCGTCCACCCTCGAAGCTGTATGGCGCGACGAGGAGGCTGCGGTGCTCGCTGGCGCGCACGCGTTCGGTTGGGACGTGGGAGGCCGCACCGTGGCACCGGCCACGGCGGATCCGTACCTGCTGTCCAACTGCGTGGCCCGTCAGCTCATGGGACGCTACAACGCGTTCCCCGTCGAGGCCGAGCGCCACGAGGCCCTCCAGACGCTCTACCGGGAGGCCTACAAGCTGACCGGCATGGCCTTCAAGCCCGAGGCGAAGGAAGTCCTCGAGGCGCTGCTCGCCACGGGGTTGCCCATCTGGGTGGTGACCAACGCGCACACGGACTTGGTGGATGCCAAGCTCGACAAGCTGGCGCCCAAGGGCCGCGAGCGGCTCCAGGTGAAGGGCGATGCGCGCAAGTACCTCATCGAGGAGCCTCAGCCCTCGGATGCGCGCTTCGCTGCCCTGCCCGAGTCCATCTCCTTCGCCCAGGGCCTGCTGCCGCGCCCCGTCTACCTGCGGCGCGGCCGGTACTACGAGGCGCTGAGCGACATCTGGAAGCGGACGGGCACGAGCCCCGAGGCCACACTGGTGGCCGGCGACATCTATGAGCTGGACCTCGCGCTGCCGGCGGCGCTCGGGGCGCACGTGCAGTTCGTCGCGCGCGACAACTCGCTCCCGTACGAGGTGAAGGCCATGGAGCAGCTGGGGCCTCGCGGCGGCGTGGACCGGAGCCTGCGGGGCATTCTCCCCCGGCTGCGCGGCTGA
- a CDS encoding OmpA/MotB family protein, which produces MEAARSAAEWRRKPWLPWALLAGVGVAAAGGGLMASQSVSALLERNAQLEQQALESEARVEELQLLRASMERRLKVLEQSQTGTTAQHESESKKAREADAQFARREAARQTLEKKLKAELAQGDVWLDASRPESLRVELSERLLFEPGQSALLPKGQEVLTRVGTVLASVGGHAVQVSSHTDEMPSAPGGETTETSWELSSRRATTVVRALLGAPVSMAPERLSATGQASFRPEVPMDSPQNRLRNRRVELELTPMPVPPASLLAVLEPTPPPLVTAKAQPDPAKSGKRSGRR; this is translated from the coding sequence ATGGAGGCAGCCCGAAGCGCAGCGGAGTGGCGACGCAAGCCGTGGCTGCCGTGGGCGCTTCTGGCGGGGGTGGGGGTGGCGGCGGCAGGAGGGGGGCTGATGGCCTCCCAGTCGGTCTCAGCGCTGCTGGAGCGCAATGCCCAGCTGGAGCAGCAGGCGCTGGAATCCGAGGCACGGGTGGAAGAGCTGCAGCTGCTGCGCGCGAGCATGGAGCGCCGGCTGAAAGTGCTGGAGCAGTCCCAGACGGGCACCACGGCTCAGCATGAGAGCGAGTCGAAGAAGGCGCGTGAGGCAGACGCACAGTTCGCCCGGCGCGAGGCGGCCCGGCAGACACTGGAGAAGAAGCTGAAGGCGGAGCTGGCGCAAGGCGACGTGTGGCTCGATGCGTCCCGCCCCGAGTCCCTGCGCGTGGAGCTCTCCGAGCGGCTCCTCTTCGAGCCCGGCCAGTCCGCACTGCTGCCCAAGGGCCAGGAGGTGCTCACGCGTGTGGGCACGGTGCTGGCCTCCGTGGGAGGCCATGCGGTGCAGGTGTCCTCGCACACGGACGAGATGCCCTCCGCTCCGGGTGGCGAGACCACCGAAACGAGCTGGGAGCTGTCCTCCAGGAGAGCCACCACGGTGGTCCGCGCGCTGCTCGGGGCGCCCGTGAGCATGGCGCCGGAGCGGCTGAGCGCCACGGGTCAGGCCTCGTTCCGGCCCGAGGTGCCGATGGACTCGCCGCAGAACCGGCTGCGCAACCGGCGCGTGGAGTTGGAGCTGACGCCCATGCCCGTGCCCCCGGCGTCGCTGCTCGCGGTGCTCGAGCCCACGCCGCCCCCCCTCGTCACCGCGAAGGCGCAGCCCGACCCAGCCAAGTCCGGCAAGCGCTCCGGCCGGCGCTGA
- a CDS encoding J domain-containing protein: MKTSEDPFVVLGLQPTLDVATIKRAYFAALARHPPHQDPQGFGRLRSAYEELTRPGGLAAAYLASPVDVRRLASEARQRFDAALQSASEKAATLRDKEEASAQFLERCSRMQWEEVLRVCGGEGDR, encoded by the coding sequence ATGAAGACTTCAGAAGATCCCTTCGTCGTGTTGGGCCTCCAGCCCACCCTGGATGTCGCCACCATCAAGCGCGCTTATTTCGCGGCGCTGGCGCGTCACCCGCCTCACCAGGACCCTCAGGGATTTGGCCGGCTGCGCAGCGCCTATGAGGAGCTCACCCGGCCGGGAGGGTTGGCTGCGGCCTACCTTGCCAGCCCCGTGGACGTGCGGAGGCTGGCCAGCGAGGCCCGTCAGCGCTTCGATGCAGCACTCCAGAGTGCCTCCGAAAAAGCAGCCACCCTCCGGGACAAGGAAGAGGCCAGCGCACAGTTCCTCGAGCGGTGCTCGCGAATGCAGTGGGAGGAGGTGCTCCGGGTTTGTGGCGGGGAGGGGGACCGTTGA
- a CDS encoding DUF6109 family natural product biosynthesis protein — protein sequence MARHDREERQHRRWHEDARKYLERGDLEGALPVLLRLPRPLRDGLLPRAAELFRGAVREQHRRGAWGMLGTLAARADVEPGLVEHGVEPEEARATYWPLMWAASRAREWARARRLWQPLAAEGQSRAPELAGAVEAWLSTEGDPAAESVAPLLACLPAVDPRLGVEPARPHAHLMRPRTAEAVEGAVLALYAREPYSVFANRVQIWAREVPDSMGRAVWELAAQLAARELWLRVEAAQRVEGLREPALLLARAAGEVRDSPAIASLALQALRVVTGGLPPDGISREEEAEPWCALAQAAAFPPDTRHWVVQAVSGVRFSDAALPRALRLCEALLLLEPNAALWARAVLLWDERDPEAALAPGWLQEGLSRLLRAQLPALLSWLAAAEHSERVALTECVAATFKRELVESWVDACWEAADEELKYLLSHAVVILLDRTRDTKVKQQLERLLRGAHSVEAAERLLEMGGMLQQAEALMELSPEGLRIWRRFAPRMLPYQVEFLNEAVIQASSDAEAWDAATRYLDARGSDAAYLDVLLAMDGTGREELSRRTRARWLEQRSKDVQALAEAVVACERKGAPLKHLLPLLEAFLQAFSGQPPAVSSPAVKHAQMLARMHRVRPRKPKASKNKESSKTPVQRKRSRKLSLVKPPTGEGTS from the coding sequence ATGGCCCGGCACGACCGCGAAGAGCGCCAGCATCGCCGGTGGCACGAGGACGCGCGGAAGTATCTGGAGCGAGGAGACCTGGAGGGCGCCTTGCCCGTGTTGCTCCGGCTGCCCAGGCCGCTCCGGGACGGCCTGCTTCCCCGTGCGGCCGAGCTGTTTCGGGGAGCCGTGCGTGAGCAGCACCGTCGTGGTGCCTGGGGGATGCTCGGGACGCTGGCCGCGCGAGCGGATGTGGAGCCAGGACTCGTGGAGCATGGCGTGGAGCCCGAAGAGGCTCGGGCCACCTACTGGCCGCTGATGTGGGCCGCAAGCCGTGCCCGCGAGTGGGCGCGGGCTCGCAGGCTGTGGCAGCCCCTGGCCGCAGAGGGCCAGTCGCGCGCGCCCGAGCTGGCCGGAGCCGTGGAAGCATGGCTCTCCACGGAGGGGGACCCCGCTGCCGAGTCCGTAGCGCCCCTCCTCGCGTGTCTGCCTGCCGTGGATCCGCGCTTGGGTGTCGAGCCCGCACGGCCGCATGCCCATCTGATGCGGCCTCGCACGGCTGAGGCCGTGGAAGGGGCTGTTCTGGCGCTGTATGCGAGGGAACCCTACTCCGTGTTCGCCAACCGCGTGCAGATATGGGCACGAGAGGTTCCTGACTCGATGGGCCGGGCGGTGTGGGAGCTGGCCGCGCAGCTGGCCGCGCGCGAGCTGTGGCTCCGGGTGGAGGCGGCACAGAGGGTGGAGGGGTTGCGGGAGCCTGCCTTGCTGTTGGCGCGGGCCGCGGGAGAGGTGAGGGACTCGCCGGCCATCGCCTCCCTGGCGCTGCAGGCCCTGAGGGTGGTGACGGGAGGGCTTCCGCCCGATGGAATCTCACGCGAGGAAGAAGCCGAGCCCTGGTGTGCGCTGGCTCAAGCTGCGGCGTTTCCACCAGACACCCGGCACTGGGTGGTGCAGGCCGTGTCCGGGGTGCGCTTCTCCGATGCCGCCTTGCCCCGGGCCTTGCGTCTGTGTGAGGCGCTGTTGCTCTTGGAGCCTAATGCCGCGCTGTGGGCTCGGGCCGTGCTCCTGTGGGACGAGCGCGACCCCGAGGCGGCCCTGGCCCCAGGCTGGCTTCAGGAGGGGCTGAGCCGGCTGCTTCGGGCGCAGCTGCCGGCCTTGTTGTCCTGGCTGGCGGCGGCCGAACACTCCGAGCGCGTTGCGTTGACGGAGTGCGTGGCCGCCACGTTCAAGCGCGAGCTGGTGGAGTCCTGGGTCGATGCCTGCTGGGAGGCTGCCGACGAGGAGCTCAAGTACTTGTTGAGCCACGCGGTGGTGATCTTGCTGGACCGGACGCGTGACACGAAGGTGAAGCAGCAACTGGAGCGCCTGCTGCGAGGCGCGCACAGCGTGGAGGCTGCGGAGAGATTGCTGGAGATGGGAGGGATGCTCCAGCAAGCCGAGGCCCTCATGGAGCTGTCACCCGAGGGACTTCGCATCTGGCGCCGGTTTGCTCCTCGGATGTTGCCCTACCAGGTGGAGTTCTTGAACGAGGCGGTGATTCAGGCCTCCTCGGACGCGGAGGCGTGGGACGCCGCCACGCGCTATCTGGATGCCCGCGGCAGTGATGCGGCCTACCTGGACGTCTTGCTGGCGATGGATGGGACCGGGAGGGAGGAACTCTCCCGGCGTACCCGGGCCCGCTGGCTGGAGCAGCGCTCGAAGGATGTGCAGGCGCTCGCCGAGGCGGTGGTGGCCTGCGAGCGCAAGGGGGCTCCTTTGAAACATCTGCTGCCCCTGCTGGAAGCCTTCCTCCAGGCTTTTTCGGGGCAGCCCCCCGCCGTGTCCTCTCCTGCCGTGAAGCACGCGCAGATGCTGGCACGCATGCATCGGGTTCGCCCGCGCAAGCCCAAGGCCTCGAAGAACAAGGAGTCGTCGAAGACGCCAGTTCAGCGCAAGCGCTCCAGGAAGTTGTCCCTGGTGAAGCCTCCCACGGGAGAGGGAACCTCCTGA
- a CDS encoding Hsp70 family protein, with protein MSHAFGIDLGTTNSVIAHLVEGRPVALPIDGSPIVPSVVLYMDERVVVGREARNLELQWPERCVRSVKRKMGMAAHRYSLAGQELAPEQISADILSALKQGAEKATGHPVRDVVITVPAYFDDAQRRATLEAGERAGLQVLRLLNEPTSASLVYDRLLPPEAAGRDEPEILLIYDLGGGTFDVSVLEVFQGVREVRATAGNTRLGGDDFDDKLLQLFLEELKRHQGVDPREDVRAMARLRRLAEETKIRLSQDIAVHVREEFLTHAQGRPIHLELEVRRRTFEALIEPLLESTVTLARQVVREASLEGQALSRICLVGGSTRIPRVRELLEDAFGADIHEEVDPDLAVGLGAAIQAGLLTGEPVDRILVDVASHSLGVRVFGEGDELRAEPDTFAPVIRRNTVMPAVRVQEFYTLLPEQERIQVDVFQGESPRVSENTRVGSFDFPLERQPAESPVRVEFSYDLNGVVKVFVSQPGTANAKTVALSVADAGKGAQVPAAEQSAVVRKGRALLEQLAPAPRAALQLLLERYAQSEGLARERAEEALLDFFLEHEPQHLEP; from the coding sequence ATGAGCCATGCCTTTGGAATCGATCTTGGCACCACCAACTCGGTCATCGCCCACCTTGTCGAGGGCCGCCCCGTGGCCTTGCCCATTGATGGCAGCCCTATTGTGCCCTCGGTGGTGCTCTATATGGATGAGCGGGTCGTGGTGGGGCGTGAGGCCCGCAACCTCGAGCTGCAATGGCCTGAGCGGTGTGTCCGTTCGGTGAAGCGCAAGATGGGGATGGCTGCCCACCGCTACTCCTTGGCTGGCCAGGAGCTGGCTCCGGAGCAGATCTCCGCCGACATCCTCTCCGCGCTCAAGCAGGGCGCGGAGAAGGCCACCGGCCATCCCGTGAGGGATGTCGTCATCACCGTTCCTGCCTATTTCGATGACGCTCAACGCCGGGCGACCTTGGAAGCGGGTGAGCGCGCGGGGCTCCAGGTGCTGCGGCTGCTCAACGAGCCGACCAGCGCCTCGCTCGTCTATGACAGGCTCTTGCCTCCCGAGGCCGCGGGCCGTGACGAGCCGGAGATCCTCCTCATCTATGATCTCGGCGGCGGCACCTTTGATGTCTCGGTGCTGGAGGTCTTCCAAGGGGTGCGCGAGGTGCGCGCCACCGCAGGCAATACCCGCCTGGGCGGTGACGACTTCGACGACAAGCTGCTTCAGCTCTTCCTGGAGGAGCTCAAGCGCCATCAGGGAGTGGATCCTCGCGAGGACGTGCGCGCCATGGCGAGGCTCCGCCGGCTGGCCGAGGAGACGAAGATCCGCCTGTCGCAGGACATCGCGGTGCACGTGCGCGAGGAGTTTCTCACCCATGCTCAAGGAAGGCCCATCCACTTGGAGCTGGAGGTGCGGCGGCGCACGTTCGAGGCGCTCATCGAGCCGCTGCTCGAGTCCACCGTGACGCTGGCTCGACAGGTGGTTCGGGAGGCCTCGCTTGAGGGGCAAGCCTTGTCGCGGATCTGCCTGGTGGGGGGCTCGACCCGGATTCCCCGGGTGCGGGAGCTTCTCGAGGACGCATTCGGCGCCGACATCCACGAGGAGGTGGATCCAGATCTGGCGGTGGGGCTGGGCGCCGCCATCCAAGCAGGGCTTCTGACAGGTGAGCCGGTGGACCGCATCCTCGTGGATGTGGCCTCCCACAGCCTGGGGGTCCGCGTCTTCGGTGAGGGCGACGAGCTGCGGGCTGAGCCGGACACCTTTGCCCCGGTCATTCGCCGCAACACGGTGATGCCCGCGGTGAGAGTCCAGGAATTCTACACCTTGTTACCCGAACAGGAGCGGATTCAGGTCGATGTCTTCCAGGGCGAGTCCCCTCGGGTCTCGGAGAACACGCGGGTGGGAAGCTTTGACTTTCCGCTCGAGCGGCAGCCCGCGGAGTCTCCGGTGAGGGTGGAGTTCTCGTATGACCTCAATGGCGTGGTGAAGGTCTTCGTCAGCCAGCCTGGCACGGCCAATGCGAAGACCGTGGCGTTGTCGGTCGCTGACGCAGGCAAGGGCGCCCAGGTTCCAGCGGCGGAGCAGAGCGCCGTGGTGCGCAAGGGGCGGGCGTTGCTCGAGCAGCTCGCGCCTGCGCCACGCGCCGCGCTTCAGCTCCTGCTGGAGCGGTACGCACAGAGCGAGGGCCTGGCACGGGAGCGTGCCGAAGAGGCCTTGTTGGACTTCTTCCTCGAGCACGAGCCGCAGCATCTGGAGCCCTGA
- a CDS encoding nucleotide exchange factor GrpE: MAEAVQKSARAQARWGLQLEELERKLEGGFADLRSALLSSLSAPPGAPSQVAPEWSELLDALDLLEEAIRLADPALAPGLKGVVARLERSLSHAGMTRVAPLGQLPDGRLFRVVGTEPRPGLAEGSIARVVRAAVLRGGALLREGEAITVRNRP, translated from the coding sequence TTGGCAGAGGCGGTCCAGAAGTCTGCTCGTGCTCAGGCCCGGTGGGGGCTTCAGCTCGAGGAACTGGAGCGCAAGCTGGAAGGGGGGTTCGCCGACCTGCGCAGTGCCCTGCTGTCCTCCCTGAGCGCGCCTCCTGGTGCTCCCTCGCAGGTAGCTCCCGAGTGGAGCGAGCTGTTGGATGCGCTGGATCTGCTGGAGGAAGCCATTCGTCTGGCGGACCCAGCGCTGGCGCCCGGGCTCAAGGGGGTCGTCGCCCGGCTCGAGCGCTCCCTCTCGCACGCGGGGATGACCCGCGTGGCGCCCCTCGGTCAGCTGCCCGACGGACGCCTGTTCCGCGTCGTGGGCACGGAGCCTCGTCCGGGGCTCGCCGAGGGCTCCATTGCGCGCGTCGTCCGGGCCGCCGTCCTTCGGGGCGGAGCCCTTCTTCGAGAGGGCGAAGCCATCACCGTGAGGAACCGTCCATGA
- a CDS encoding MFS transporter, translating into MDSATAGSARSAFAHLDFRLYQAARLFMTLGVQMQSVAVGWHVYSLTQRPLDLGYVGLAQFLPAVVLSLVTGDTADRHDRRNVLLSCYVTMVVCALLLFGMAWTGTKETWPLYIVLVLIGTARAFAGPAGQSLVSHLVPAQHLSQAVAVNSTVFQVGTIAGPAVGGLLYSAVHASGVYLICAAMMAVAATMLALMEVRTGRMDRAATSWQRLLGGIRYVWRQKVVLGAISLDLFAMLLGGATALLPIYAKEILHTGPWGLGLLRSAPAVGAALIAVSMAMFPLRRNAGVVMLVCVAIFGLATIVFGVSSHLVLSLVALVVLGASDMVSVVIRQTLVQLATPPEMRGRVSAVNMVFIGASNELGEFESGLTAEWLGVVPAVVLGGVGTCAVVLLWAWLFPDLRRIARADDVKPLGA; encoded by the coding sequence ATGGACAGTGCGACCGCGGGATCTGCCCGCTCCGCCTTCGCCCACCTCGACTTCCGTCTGTACCAGGCCGCCCGCCTCTTCATGACGCTCGGGGTGCAGATGCAGTCCGTGGCGGTGGGGTGGCACGTCTATAGCCTCACCCAGCGCCCACTCGATCTGGGGTATGTGGGACTCGCACAGTTCCTTCCTGCCGTGGTGCTGTCGCTCGTCACGGGAGACACGGCGGATCGGCACGACCGGCGCAACGTGCTCCTGAGCTGCTACGTCACCATGGTGGTGTGCGCGCTGCTGCTGTTCGGCATGGCGTGGACAGGCACGAAGGAGACGTGGCCGCTCTACATCGTGCTGGTACTGATTGGCACCGCGCGCGCCTTCGCGGGGCCCGCGGGCCAGTCGCTCGTGTCCCACTTGGTGCCCGCCCAGCACCTGTCTCAGGCCGTGGCGGTGAACTCGACGGTGTTCCAGGTGGGCACCATCGCAGGCCCCGCCGTGGGCGGCCTGCTCTACAGCGCCGTGCACGCGAGCGGCGTGTACCTCATCTGTGCCGCGATGATGGCCGTGGCCGCGACGATGCTCGCGCTCATGGAGGTGCGCACGGGGCGCATGGATCGGGCGGCCACCTCGTGGCAGCGGCTGCTCGGTGGCATCCGCTACGTGTGGCGGCAGAAGGTGGTGCTGGGCGCCATCTCGCTGGATCTCTTCGCGATGCTGCTCGGCGGCGCCACAGCCCTGCTGCCCATCTACGCCAAAGAGATCCTCCACACCGGGCCCTGGGGCCTGGGCCTGCTGCGCAGCGCCCCGGCAGTGGGAGCGGCCCTCATCGCGGTGTCCATGGCCATGTTCCCACTGCGGCGCAACGCCGGGGTGGTGATGCTGGTGTGCGTGGCCATCTTTGGCCTGGCCACCATCGTGTTTGGGGTGTCGAGCCACCTGGTGCTGTCGCTCGTGGCCCTGGTGGTGCTGGGCGCGTCGGACATGGTGAGCGTGGTCATCCGGCAGACGCTGGTGCAGCTCGCCACGCCTCCGGAGATGCGCGGACGCGTGAGCGCGGTGAACATGGTGTTCATCGGCGCCTCCAACGAGCTGGGCGAGTTCGAGTCCGGCCTCACCGCCGAGTGGCTCGGCGTGGTGCCCGCAGTGGTGCTGGGGGGCGTGGGGACCTGTGCCGTGGTGCTGCTGTGGGCGTGGCTGTTCCCGGACCTGCGCCGCATCGCCCGCGCCGATGATGTGAAGCCGTTGGGCGCCTGA